A genomic segment from Streptomyces antibioticus encodes:
- a CDS encoding LysR family transcriptional regulator, with the protein MLNLERLRTLDALARHGSVSGAATALHITTSAVSQQMAKLEREVGQQLLAKNGRGVRLTDAGRLLSAHAARILSQVELAQSDLEAQRGQVVGELRLSAFPTAARGLFPVALAALREEHPGLRLRSCELEPERGIAGVVRGDLDLAVVLDWYNKPMPLPDGLVKAPILDDPAEVAIPAGHRLADRDEVDLGEFAGDEWITWGEGEFCHEWLMFTLRSRGVEPIVGHRAAETHTQLNLVAAGLGVCIAPVLGRHPVPDGVVMIPLRQRVRRHVYVVWRADADRRPSIRAAVRALKSAATKVG; encoded by the coding sequence ATGTTGAACCTGGAGCGCCTGCGCACCCTCGACGCCCTCGCCCGGCACGGCTCGGTCAGCGGGGCCGCCACCGCTCTGCACATCACCACCTCGGCCGTCTCGCAGCAGATGGCCAAGCTGGAGCGGGAGGTCGGGCAGCAGTTGCTGGCCAAGAACGGGCGCGGGGTGCGGCTCACGGACGCGGGCCGGCTGCTCTCCGCCCACGCGGCCCGGATTTTGTCCCAGGTCGAGCTGGCCCAGTCCGATCTGGAGGCCCAACGCGGGCAGGTGGTAGGGGAGTTGAGACTGTCGGCGTTCCCGACGGCGGCGCGCGGACTGTTCCCGGTGGCGCTCGCCGCGCTACGGGAGGAGCACCCCGGGCTGCGGCTGCGCTCGTGCGAGCTGGAGCCGGAGCGCGGTATCGCCGGGGTGGTCCGCGGCGACCTGGACCTCGCGGTCGTCCTCGACTGGTACAACAAGCCGATGCCGCTGCCCGACGGCCTGGTCAAGGCGCCCATCCTCGACGACCCCGCCGAGGTCGCGATTCCCGCCGGGCACCGACTCGCGGACCGGGACGAGGTGGACCTCGGGGAGTTCGCCGGGGACGAGTGGATCACCTGGGGCGAGGGCGAGTTCTGCCACGAGTGGCTGATGTTCACGCTCCGCTCGCGCGGCGTCGAACCGATCGTCGGCCACCGGGCCGCCGAGACCCACACGCAACTGAACCTGGTGGCGGCCGGGTTGGGGGTGTGCATCGCCCCGGTGCTGGGCCGGCACCCGGTGCCCGACGGGGTGGTGATGATCCCGCTGCGTCAGCGGGTGCGCCGGCACGTCTACGTGGTGTGGCGGGCGGACGCCGACCGCCGTCCGTCGATCCGGGCGGCGGTCAGGGCGCTGAAGTCCGCGGCGACAAAGGTGGGTTGA
- a CDS encoding HipA family kinase produces MLKEVTATRYITPLREGGSLPGLVEADDLGTYVLKFTGAGQGRKTLVAEVVCGELARRLGLRMPRLVTVHVEPVLGLGEPEQQVQDLLRSSGGTNLGMDFLSGALGFDPLAFPVSPEEAGRIVWFDALVNNVDRSWRNPNLLVHHGDLWLVDHGATMIWHHNWPSAETSAARPYDASDHALASFAPDIAAAAAELAPRVTAGLLAEVTAEIPDVWLTDEPGFATPDDLRRAYARPLLARAAVVAGRIQGIDGRQEEGK; encoded by the coding sequence ATGCTCAAGGAAGTCACCGCCACCCGCTACATCACGCCCCTGCGGGAGGGCGGCTCGCTGCCGGGGCTCGTCGAGGCCGACGACCTCGGGACCTACGTCCTGAAGTTCACCGGCGCCGGACAGGGCCGCAAGACGCTCGTCGCCGAGGTCGTCTGCGGTGAACTCGCCCGCAGGCTCGGCCTGCGGATGCCCCGCCTCGTGACCGTGCACGTGGAACCGGTGCTGGGACTCGGCGAACCCGAACAGCAGGTGCAGGACCTGCTGCGCTCCAGCGGCGGCACCAACCTCGGTATGGACTTCCTCTCCGGCGCCCTCGGCTTCGACCCGCTGGCCTTCCCGGTGAGCCCCGAGGAGGCCGGCCGGATCGTCTGGTTCGACGCGCTCGTCAACAACGTCGACCGCTCCTGGCGCAACCCCAACCTCCTGGTCCACCACGGCGATCTGTGGCTCGTCGACCACGGCGCCACGATGATCTGGCACCACAACTGGCCCTCCGCCGAGACCTCCGCGGCCCGCCCCTACGACGCCTCCGACCACGCCCTCGCGTCCTTCGCGCCCGACATCGCGGCGGCCGCCGCCGAACTGGCCCCCAGGGTCACCGCCGGCCTGCTCGCCGAGGTCACCGCCGAGATCCCCGACGTCTGGCTCACCGACGAACCGGGCTTCGCCACCCCCGACGACCTCAGACGGGCCTACGCGCGGCCCCTGCTCGCCAGGGCGGCGGTCGTCGCCGGGCGCATCCAGGGCATCGACGGCCGCCAGGAGGAGGGCAAGTGA
- a CDS encoding FMN-binding negative transcriptional regulator: MLIHPWDAPRDDTEWQSWLAGRDFGQLAVNGPAGEPPFVQPLHFVYDPDRGEALTHLARPNPLWPALEAAPEVVLSVVDDYVFVPGPWQAPPDGPAEHGTPTSFYAAVQLRCRAHIVDDPTAKATLLNRQVEHFQPEGGSARATAGEAPYGRLLPGIRGLRLEVTGVRAKFKYGGRRPTEVRDRIAAELAARNAPGDAAALGHLLRRRAD; this comes from the coding sequence ATGCTGATCCACCCCTGGGACGCGCCCCGCGACGACACCGAATGGCAGAGCTGGCTGGCCGGACGCGACTTCGGCCAGCTCGCCGTCAACGGGCCGGCCGGCGAGCCCCCGTTCGTCCAGCCCCTCCACTTCGTCTACGACCCCGACCGCGGCGAGGCGCTCACCCACCTGGCCCGCCCCAACCCCCTCTGGCCCGCACTGGAGGCGGCTCCGGAGGTCGTGCTGAGCGTGGTGGACGACTACGTGTTCGTGCCGGGCCCCTGGCAGGCACCGCCCGACGGACCCGCCGAGCACGGCACGCCGACGAGCTTCTACGCGGCCGTCCAGCTCCGCTGCCGGGCACACATCGTGGACGACCCGACCGCCAAGGCCACCCTGCTCAACCGCCAGGTCGAACACTTCCAGCCCGAGGGCGGCTCGGCCCGCGCGACGGCAGGCGAGGCCCCGTACGGCCGCCTGCTTCCCGGAATCCGCGGCCTACGCCTGGAGGTGACCGGCGTCCGAGCAAAGTTCAAGTACGGAGGCCGCCGCCCCACCGAGGTCCGGGACCGGATCGCGGCCGAACTGGCGGCACGAAACGCACCGGGCGACGCGGCGGCGCTGGGGCACCTCCTGCGACGGAGAGCCGACTGA
- a CDS encoding pyridoxamine 5'-phosphate oxidase family protein: protein MTVTQRRGRKIMMTPGELDAFLTTQRTCRVATVSAEGAPHVSALWYLWDGSALWLYSVVRSKRWTQLRRDPRVAIVVDTGEEYESLRGVELSGAVEFVGEAPRTGELCAELDAVETLFARKNFGLDAMPHDGRHAWVRLRPDKIVSWDFRKLGDR from the coding sequence ATGACCGTCACACAGCGCCGGGGCCGGAAGATCATGATGACGCCGGGCGAGCTGGACGCGTTCCTCACCACCCAGCGCACCTGCCGGGTGGCCACGGTGTCCGCCGAGGGCGCGCCGCATGTGAGCGCGCTGTGGTACCTGTGGGACGGCAGCGCGCTCTGGCTGTACTCCGTCGTCCGCAGCAAGCGCTGGACCCAGCTCCGGCGCGATCCGCGGGTCGCGATCGTGGTCGACACCGGAGAGGAGTACGAGTCGCTGCGCGGCGTCGAGCTGTCGGGGGCCGTGGAGTTCGTGGGCGAGGCTCCGCGCACCGGGGAACTGTGCGCCGAACTCGACGCCGTGGAGACGCTGTTCGCCCGCAAGAACTTCGGGCTCGACGCGATGCCGCACGACGGGCGGCACGCCTGGGTGCGGCTGCGGCCCGACAAGATCGTGTCCTGGGACTTCCGCAAGCTCGGCGACCGGTAG
- a CDS encoding DMT family transporter: MRTTTPVTVPEADLGTAPRSTPRRALDWRLRFGALSLIWGFSFLLIKVGTHGYAPFQVTLGRLVFGTAVLAAAMAVKRERLPRGVRTWAHLTVAAFLLNALPFSLFAYAELTIPSTLAGICNATSPLWGMALSLVALSEDRPTRVRVAGLGLGFLGVLTVLGAWQGFHGLDARGTAMALLASLSYPIGWIYVRRTLADTGFSALSMTGAQLFLATVQLGVVTPLFTSFPSRFAVLPLLAIVALGTLGTGLALLIQYGLVTEVGPTTAQMVTYFIPVIATGAGVAVLGESLRWSTPVGAVVVLAGAALTQVRGARGVTGGAVRRRVRVRGGWSRSSPRP, from the coding sequence ATGAGGACCACGACCCCCGTCACCGTTCCCGAGGCCGACCTCGGCACCGCACCCCGTTCCACCCCGCGCCGCGCGCTCGACTGGCGGCTGCGCTTCGGCGCGCTCTCGCTGATCTGGGGCTTCAGCTTCCTGCTGATCAAGGTCGGCACGCACGGCTACGCGCCCTTCCAGGTCACCCTGGGCCGGCTGGTCTTCGGTACGGCGGTCCTGGCGGCGGCGATGGCGGTGAAGCGGGAGCGGTTGCCGCGCGGGGTGCGGACCTGGGCCCATCTGACGGTCGCCGCGTTCCTGCTCAACGCGCTGCCGTTCTCCCTGTTCGCCTATGCCGAGCTGACGATCCCCTCCACGCTGGCCGGCATCTGCAACGCGACCTCGCCCCTGTGGGGCATGGCCCTCTCCCTGGTCGCCCTCTCCGAGGACCGGCCCACCCGGGTCAGGGTCGCGGGGCTCGGCCTGGGCTTCCTCGGGGTGCTGACCGTCCTGGGCGCCTGGCAGGGCTTCCACGGTCTGGACGCGCGGGGCACGGCGATGGCACTGCTGGCCTCGCTGAGCTATCCGATCGGCTGGATCTACGTCCGCCGCACGCTGGCCGACACCGGGTTCTCGGCGCTGTCGATGACGGGGGCGCAGTTGTTTCTCGCGACGGTGCAACTGGGTGTGGTGACGCCGCTGTTCACGTCGTTCCCGAGCCGGTTCGCGGTGCTGCCGCTGCTCGCGATCGTCGCGTTGGGGACGCTGGGGACGGGGTTGGCGCTGCTGATCCAGTACGGGTTGGTGACGGAGGTCGGGCCGACGACGGCGCAGATGGTCACGTACTTCATTCCGGTCATCGCTACGGGGGCGGGGGTGGCTGTGCTGGGTGAGTCGCTGCGGTGGTCGACGCCGGTGGGGGCGGTGGTGGTGTTGGCGGGGGCGGCGCTGACGCAGGTTCGGGGGGCGCGTGGGGTCACGGGGGGTGCGGTGCGTCGGCGGGTGCGGGTGCGTGGGGGCTGGTCGCGCAGTTCCCCGCGCCCCTGA
- a CDS encoding cysteine hydrolase, whose protein sequence is MPPSEELSALLDPGSTVLITVECQQGVVGPDAALPQLASEARESGALANVARLVGGAHAAGVQVIHAVAERRPDGRGANRNARLFRAAGRLPVQQLTGTPAVRVAPPIEVAEHDLVVRRLHGLSPVQGTDVDALLRNLGCRTLVVAGVSANVAVPNTVFDAVNRGYTAVVPSDAIAGVPADYTDAMIRHTLALVATVATTDEVLTCLRTPDVRPD, encoded by the coding sequence GTGCCGCCGTCCGAAGAACTGAGCGCCCTTCTCGACCCCGGCTCCACCGTGCTGATCACCGTGGAGTGTCAGCAGGGCGTCGTGGGACCGGACGCCGCGCTGCCCCAACTCGCCTCTGAGGCAAGGGAGTCGGGGGCTCTCGCCAATGTGGCCCGGCTGGTCGGCGGCGCGCACGCGGCCGGTGTCCAGGTGATCCACGCCGTCGCCGAACGCCGCCCGGACGGCCGGGGCGCGAACCGCAACGCGCGCCTGTTCCGCGCCGCCGGGCGCCTCCCGGTCCAGCAGCTCACCGGCACCCCCGCCGTCCGCGTGGCACCCCCGATCGAGGTCGCCGAGCACGACCTCGTCGTCCGGCGGCTGCACGGACTCTCGCCCGTGCAGGGCACCGACGTCGACGCGCTGCTGCGCAACCTCGGCTGCCGTACGCTCGTCGTCGCCGGAGTCTCGGCCAATGTGGCCGTTCCCAACACCGTCTTCGACGCCGTCAACCGCGGCTACACGGCCGTCGTGCCCTCCGACGCCATCGCGGGGGTGCCCGCCGACTACACGGACGCCATGATCCGTCACACCCTCGCGTTGGTCGCCACGGTCGCGACCACGGACGAGGTGCTGACGTGCCTGCGGACGCCGGACGTCAGGCCAGACTGA
- a CDS encoding EamA family transporter, giving the protein MGAVHTSVSSTVNRGKGIGLGLAVGSAIAFGGSGVAAKPLIEAGLDPLHVVWLRVTGAALVMLPLAVRHRALVRRRPALLAGFGLLGVAGVQAFYFASISRIPVGVALLVEYLAPALVLGWVRFVQRRPVTRAAALGVVLAVGGLACVVEVWAGLGFDALGLALALAAAGCQVGYFVLSDQGSDSGADAPDPLGVIAYGLLVGALVLTVVARPWGMDFSVLGHGADMNGTEVPAWLLLAWIVLIATVVAYVTGVVSVRRLSPQVAGVVACLEAVIATVLAWVLLGEHLSAPQIAGGAVVLLGAFIAQSSTPSKGSATPVVTGSPEPVPARESEPVPR; this is encoded by the coding sequence ATGGGTGCCGTGCATACGTCTGTGAGCAGTACGGTCAACCGCGGCAAGGGCATCGGGCTCGGTCTGGCGGTCGGGTCGGCCATCGCCTTCGGCGGGTCCGGGGTCGCGGCCAAGCCGCTGATCGAGGCGGGCCTCGACCCGCTGCACGTGGTCTGGCTGCGGGTGACCGGCGCGGCCCTCGTGATGCTGCCGCTCGCCGTACGGCACCGCGCGCTGGTGCGCCGCCGCCCCGCGCTGCTCGCCGGGTTCGGTCTGCTCGGCGTGGCCGGCGTCCAGGCGTTCTACTTCGCGTCCATATCCCGGATCCCGGTCGGGGTCGCGCTGCTCGTCGAGTACCTGGCGCCTGCGCTGGTGCTCGGCTGGGTGCGGTTCGTGCAGCGGCGGCCGGTGACACGTGCCGCCGCGCTCGGGGTGGTCCTCGCGGTGGGCGGCCTCGCCTGTGTGGTGGAGGTCTGGGCCGGACTCGGCTTCGACGCCCTCGGCCTGGCGCTCGCGCTGGCCGCCGCCGGCTGCCAGGTCGGCTACTTCGTCCTGTCCGACCAGGGCAGCGACTCCGGCGCGGACGCGCCCGACCCGCTCGGCGTCATCGCGTACGGCCTGCTCGTCGGCGCCCTCGTGCTGACGGTCGTCGCCCGCCCGTGGGGCATGGACTTCTCGGTCCTCGGGCACGGCGCCGACATGAACGGCACCGAGGTGCCGGCCTGGCTGCTGCTCGCCTGGATCGTGCTGATCGCCACGGTCGTCGCGTACGTCACCGGTGTGGTGTCCGTGCGCCGCCTGTCCCCGCAGGTCGCCGGGGTCGTGGCCTGCCTGGAGGCGGTCATCGCGACGGTCCTGGCCTGGGTCCTGCTCGGCGAACACCTCTCCGCACCGCAGATCGCGGGCGGCGCGGTGGTCCTGCTGGGAGCGTTCATCGCACAGTCGTCCACCCCGTCGAAGGGCTCGGCAACGCCGGTCGTGACGGGCAGCCCGGAGCCGGTGCCTGCGCGGGAGTCCGAGCCGGTGCCCCGCTAG
- a CDS encoding aminotransferase class I/II-fold pyridoxal phosphate-dependent enzyme: protein MLGEYRITGRRAADISASIERAVGEGALEPGQLLPPMRELAATLGVNPNTVAAAYRTLRERGVIETHGRRGSRVRPKPATTGREKVRLDVPEGVRDLAGGNPDPALLPPLAGAFAAAAERGDREPVLYGAEPVDPELARLARAALDADGVPAGPLTVASGALDAVERVLAAHLKPGDGVAVEDPGWGRTLDLVPALGLRTVPVGVDDEGPLPDRLRAALEGGASAVVVTARAQNPTGAAVSAARARALRAVLADHPGTLLIEDDHGHGVVDLPLHPLAGVTRHWAFVRSVAKTYGPDLRLALLTGDDVTVDRVRGRQRLGPGWVSLLMQRAVVRLWTDGAVDGPAVAAAYRERRERLIDALAERGVTAHGRSGMNVWIPVPDETGAVARLLHAGWAVSPGARFRLSSPPAIRITISTLTEEETAPLATAVAAASGPSPSRSYV from the coding sequence GTGCTAGGAGAGTATCGGATCACGGGGCGGCGCGCAGCGGACATTTCCGCGAGCATCGAGCGCGCGGTCGGCGAAGGCGCGCTGGAACCGGGGCAACTGCTGCCCCCGATGCGGGAGTTGGCGGCCACGCTCGGGGTGAACCCGAACACCGTCGCGGCCGCGTACCGCACCCTGCGGGAGCGCGGGGTGATCGAGACGCACGGGCGCCGGGGCAGCCGGGTGCGGCCCAAGCCGGCCACCACCGGCCGCGAGAAGGTGCGGCTCGACGTGCCCGAGGGGGTGCGCGACCTGGCGGGCGGCAACCCCGATCCGGCCCTGCTGCCCCCGCTCGCGGGCGCCTTCGCCGCGGCCGCCGAGCGCGGCGACCGGGAGCCTGTGCTCTACGGCGCCGAGCCCGTCGACCCGGAGCTGGCCCGGCTCGCGCGGGCCGCCCTCGACGCCGACGGGGTGCCCGCCGGTCCGCTGACCGTGGCCTCCGGTGCCCTGGACGCCGTCGAACGCGTCCTCGCCGCGCATCTCAAGCCGGGGGACGGCGTCGCCGTCGAGGACCCCGGCTGGGGCCGGACGCTCGACCTCGTGCCGGCGCTCGGGCTGCGCACGGTCCCGGTCGGCGTGGACGACGAGGGTCCGCTGCCCGACCGGCTGCGGGCCGCGCTGGAGGGAGGGGCGAGCGCCGTGGTGGTGACCGCCCGCGCGCAGAACCCGACCGGCGCCGCCGTGAGCGCCGCCCGCGCCCGCGCCCTGCGGGCCGTCCTCGCCGACCACCCCGGAACCCTGCTGATCGAGGACGACCACGGCCACGGCGTCGTCGACCTCCCGCTGCACCCCCTCGCCGGTGTCACCCGGCACTGGGCGTTCGTCCGCTCGGTCGCCAAGACGTACGGCCCCGACCTGCGGCTCGCCCTGCTGACCGGGGACGACGTCACCGTCGACCGGGTCCGGGGACGGCAACGCCTCGGCCCCGGCTGGGTGAGTCTGCTGATGCAGCGGGCCGTGGTGCGGCTATGGACGGACGGCGCGGTGGACGGCCCCGCGGTGGCCGCGGCCTACCGGGAGCGGCGCGAACGGCTGATCGACGCGCTGGCCGAGCGGGGGGTGACGGCGCACGGGCGCAGCGGGATGAACGTCTGGATCCCGGTCCCGGACGAGACGGGAGCGGTGGCACGCCTGCTGCACGCGGGCTGGGCGGTGTCCCCGGGGGCCCGTTTCCGCCTGTCCTCCCCACCGGCGATCCGCATCACGATCTCCACCCTGACCGAAGAGGAAACGGCCCCCTTGGCGACGGCGGTGGCAGCAGCCTCGGGCCCGTCCCCGTCCCGCAGCTATGTCTGA
- a CDS encoding pyridoxamine 5'-phosphate oxidase family protein has protein sequence MQGTPETTTRPAAYTPTDRTVPTRSAQKASYDKELVHSILDEGYVCHLGFVRDGAPVVLPTLYGRVGETLYLHGSTGSRPLRMTGKADPGLPVCVTVTHVDGLVLARSAFHHSINYRSVVVHGVARTVTDPEEKRVALDALVDHVVPGRAADSRPANKKELAATAVIRLDLNEVSAKTRTGGVNEEPEDLGLPHWAGVIPLRTGYGAPLPEADLAPGTTFPDYLAAL, from the coding sequence ATGCAGGGGACCCCGGAGACGACGACCCGGCCCGCCGCCTACACCCCGACCGACCGCACGGTCCCCACACGGTCGGCGCAGAAGGCGTCGTACGACAAGGAACTGGTGCACTCGATACTCGACGAGGGGTACGTCTGCCATCTGGGCTTCGTCCGCGACGGCGCGCCGGTCGTGCTGCCGACGCTCTACGGCCGGGTCGGCGAGACGCTCTATCTGCACGGTTCGACGGGCTCGCGGCCGCTGCGGATGACGGGCAAGGCCGACCCGGGGCTGCCGGTGTGCGTGACGGTGACGCACGTGGACGGCCTGGTCCTGGCCCGCTCCGCCTTCCATCACTCGATCAACTACCGCTCGGTCGTGGTGCACGGCGTGGCCCGCACCGTCACGGACCCGGAGGAGAAGCGCGTCGCCCTCGACGCCCTGGTCGACCATGTGGTGCCGGGCCGGGCCGCCGACTCCCGCCCCGCGAACAAGAAGGAACTCGCCGCCACCGCCGTGATCCGTCTCGACCTGAACGAGGTCTCGGCCAAGACCCGCACCGGCGGGGTGAACGAGGAGCCCGAGGACCTCGGCCTCCCCCACTGGGCCGGCGTGATCCCGCTGCGCACGGGCTACGGCGCCCCGCTCCCCGAGGCCGACCTCGCCCCCGGCACGACGTTCCCCGACTACCTCGCCGCGCTCTGA
- a CDS encoding Rieske (2Fe-2S) protein yields the protein MTSASIKPSSGPARRTVVTAAGAAGLAVALTACGGSDDGGASSSVSSGGASGGGSAGASSGGTGGGDNAAGGTDSGALTTTADIPEGGGKVFGSEKVVVVQPSAGTYKAYSAVCTHAGCGVKSVADGVINCPCHNSNFSIEDGSVKSGPATKPLPEVKITVSGDSISLA from the coding sequence ATGACCAGCGCATCCATCAAACCCTCGTCGGGGCCCGCCCGTCGTACCGTCGTGACGGCCGCCGGAGCCGCGGGGCTCGCCGTCGCGCTGACCGCGTGCGGGGGGTCCGACGACGGCGGCGCCAGTTCGTCGGTGTCGTCCGGGGGCGCTTCGGGCGGCGGCTCCGCGGGGGCGAGCAGCGGAGGCACGGGCGGCGGGGACAACGCCGCGGGCGGCACGGACAGCGGCGCGCTCACCACGACGGCCGACATCCCGGAGGGCGGCGGCAAGGTCTTCGGCTCCGAGAAGGTGGTCGTCGTCCAGCCGTCGGCGGGCACGTACAAGGCGTACTCGGCCGTGTGCACGCACGCGGGCTGCGGGGTGAAGAGCGTCGCGGACGGGGTCATCAACTGCCCCTGCCACAACAGCAATTTCTCGATCGAGGACGGCAGTGTGAAGAGCGGTCCGGCGACGAAGCCGCTGCCCGAGGTGAAGATCACCGTGAGCGGCGACTCGATCAGTCTGGCCTGA